A single window of Candidatus Cloacimonadota bacterium DNA harbors:
- a CDS encoding nucleotide sugar dehydrogenase: MKNISLAPNGTEYQLPTDLQSEKELEELKRITEEQSKLGRKIVAVQGMGFVGCVMAAVVADAVDENGKPLYFVHGQQRASTRSFWKVPIINTGVPPVSSSDAEVPEIFHRTVVEKKTLRATWLNYAYEVADIVVVDIQLDATKPAFGDAAQGYCDMSAFRDGMKTLGKHIKPDCLILVETTVPPGTCQKVVKPLIEEEFKKRGINIKKHPPLIAHSYERVMPGAKYVSSIRDFWRVFSGVNEKSKDIAREFLNNILDTENYPLTELDNTNASELSKVMENSYRATNIALTLEWAKCAEKIGVDLHKVRAAIRKRKGTHDNLLRPSLGVGGYCLTKDPVLANWAMDAIFNIDEDLKMAVHSVDINDTMPLHTIDLIKEEYPELKDVKIAVLGVSYLEDLGDTRHSPSETLIKFLNEYWAVVKTHDPYVEYWPEMENVPIEKNLEDALTQADVIIFAVGHSDYIKLDPKDVIKMSEGKPLIIDCSNFLNDDTIKKYIKLGCRVKGVGKGHIKDLGVRE, translated from the coding sequence AGAGAATAACCGAGGAACAAAGCAAACTCGGACGGAAGATAGTAGCAGTCCAGGGCATGGGTTTTGTCGGTTGCGTTATGGCTGCTGTGGTCGCTGATGCAGTTGATGAAAATGGAAAACCGCTCTATTTTGTACATGGTCAACAACGAGCTTCCACACGTTCTTTCTGGAAAGTGCCAATAATAAACACAGGAGTTCCCCCCGTGAGTTCCTCTGATGCTGAAGTACCCGAGATCTTCCATCGAACAGTTGTAGAAAAGAAAACCCTTCGTGCAACTTGGTTGAACTACGCCTATGAAGTTGCCGATATCGTTGTTGTTGATATTCAGCTTGATGCAACAAAACCAGCTTTTGGTGATGCAGCACAGGGATATTGTGATATGTCCGCTTTTAGAGATGGAATGAAAACACTGGGAAAACATATTAAACCCGATTGTCTTATTCTGGTTGAAACGACCGTTCCTCCCGGAACCTGTCAAAAAGTGGTAAAACCACTTATTGAAGAAGAATTTAAGAAACGTGGCATAAACATCAAAAAACATCCTCCGCTTATCGCACATTCATATGAACGCGTTATGCCCGGAGCAAAATATGTGAGTTCAATACGTGATTTCTGGCGAGTATTTTCCGGAGTGAATGAGAAAAGCAAAGACATTGCACGAGAATTTCTTAATAATATTTTAGATACAGAAAACTATCCTCTCACAGAACTCGATAATACCAATGCTTCTGAACTCTCAAAAGTCATGGAGAACTCTTACCGAGCAACCAATATAGCACTCACGCTTGAATGGGCTAAATGCGCTGAAAAGATCGGTGTCGATCTTCATAAAGTTCGCGCAGCCATTCGAAAGCGTAAAGGAACTCATGATAACCTTCTGCGTCCAAGTTTAGGGGTTGGTGGCTACTGTCTCACCAAAGATCCTGTGCTCGCTAACTGGGCAATGGATGCGATCTTCAATATCGATGAAGATCTTAAGATGGCAGTTCATTCGGTTGACATAAATGATACTATGCCGCTCCATACGATCGATCTGATCAAGGAAGAGTATCCTGAATTAAAAGATGTGAAAATTGCTGTGCTTGGTGTCTCATATCTAGAAGATCTTGGTGATACACGTCACTCACCCTCTGAGACATTGATCAAATTTCTGAATGAGTACTGGGCAGTTGTTAAAACTCATGATCCATATGTGGAATATTGGCCAGAAATGGAGAATGTTCCAATAGAGAAAAATCTTGAAGATGCACTTACGCAGGCTGATGTCATTATCTTTGCGGTTGGTCATTCAGACTATATCAAGCTTGACCCGAAAGATGTGATCAAGATGTCAGAAGGTAAACCGCTTATCATTGATTGTTCAAACTTTCTAAATGATGATACAATAAAGAAATACATAAAGTTGGGATGCAGGGTAAAAGGAGTTGGGAAAGGACATATTAAGGATCTAGGAGTTAGGGAATAG
- a CDS encoding four helix bundle protein, with protein sequence MNYSDLDVFKKSHQLVLTLYQITNKFPKDEKYRIIDQMIRAAYSIPANIVEGNSRNTTRDYIRFLYNSRGSLNELNYFLLLSKGLCYITSSLYNDLILQTEEIGKMLNGLISSLKKK encoded by the coding sequence ATGAATTATAGTGATTTAGATGTTTTCAAGAAATCACACCAACTTGTTTTAACACTCTATCAAATAACAAATAAATTTCCTAAAGACGAAAAGTATCGTATTATTGATCAGATGATACGGGCAGCTTATTCAATTCCTGCAAATATTGTTGAAGGGAATTCAAGGAACACAACAAGAGACTATATTCGTTTCTTATATAATTCAAGAGGGAGTTTAAACGAACTTAACTATTTCCTTCTACTATCTAAAGGTCTTTGTTATATAACATCCAGTTTGTATAATGATCTAATACTTCAAACAGAAGAAATTGGGAAAATGCTCAATGGCTTGATATCCTCACTCAAAAAAAAATAA
- a CDS encoding PAS domain S-box protein, with amino-acid sequence MIFRLNILLVEDNPGDAELIKEYIFDTSLRNSVFTEAHTLQEAIMFCVEQDFDVILLDLGLPDSNGLSTITKLLQCEKKVPIIVLTGLEDEKIALDAIRLGAQDYITKSNINPDVLVRILRYSIERKRTQEALFESEKKYRDLVNHITDGIYNTDLQGKFTFVNDALCKIFGYYESELLGKPFSMLVEPEKREEFVSRYNESFKTGRSSEIIEVPAITEDGSSITVEIKPVVQYEKGEPAGSRGVVRDVTERKNWEQQLEESEVRYRSFVENFHGIAFRSFLNGIPIYFHGAVKEITGYTEAEFINGYPRWEEIIYQDDQERLARSHDQKILSDGFDIEREYRIVRKDGKIAWVHDYIQTIFDYTRNKNILQGAIYDVTERKKAEEELSLSREQLKMANSILRHDVTNDLSVIQSAVEIFQDEKDDQMLDEIEKRVNMSMDTIRKQRSREKAIETHAQLDEYEIEHVLHDVAQDYKNIKISISGHGRAYADQSIYSVFKNIISNAIQHGKTSSIDIGVSYKGNFCEIRIADNGIGIPDDLKEKVFYEGYSFGKDGHTGIGLHIVKQTIKDYAGEVFVEDNKPKGTVFIVRLRKGID; translated from the coding sequence CTTTGATGTGATCCTTCTTGATCTGGGTTTGCCCGACAGCAATGGATTGAGCACAATCACAAAACTCTTGCAATGTGAGAAAAAAGTACCCATTATCGTTCTGACAGGGCTGGAAGATGAGAAGATAGCGCTCGATGCAATCAGGTTAGGAGCGCAGGATTATATAACGAAAAGTAATATTAATCCAGACGTGCTTGTGAGGATCCTTCGATATTCAATAGAACGGAAAAGGACACAAGAAGCACTTTTCGAAAGTGAAAAAAAATATAGAGACCTTGTGAATCATATAACTGATGGTATCTATAATACTGATCTGCAAGGAAAATTCACCTTTGTTAATGATGCATTATGTAAGATTTTTGGTTATTATGAAAGTGAACTCTTAGGAAAACCGTTCAGTATGTTGGTCGAACCGGAAAAACGCGAAGAATTTGTTTCCCGTTACAACGAATCATTTAAAACAGGTAGATCTAGTGAGATTATCGAGGTGCCGGCAATAACGGAAGATGGATCAAGCATTACTGTTGAGATAAAACCGGTCGTACAATATGAGAAGGGTGAACCTGCTGGATCGAGAGGTGTTGTTCGGGATGTAACAGAAAGGAAAAACTGGGAGCAACAACTCGAGGAGAGTGAAGTACGGTATCGTTCTTTTGTTGAGAATTTTCACGGGATTGCATTCAGGAGTTTTTTAAATGGTATTCCCATCTATTTTCATGGAGCAGTCAAAGAAATTACCGGTTACACAGAAGCTGAATTCATCAATGGATATCCCCGCTGGGAAGAGATTATATATCAAGATGATCAAGAGCGTCTTGCACGATCACATGATCAGAAAATACTGTCTGACGGCTTCGACATTGAAAGAGAATACAGGATTGTCAGAAAGGATGGCAAGATAGCGTGGGTGCATGATTACATTCAGACTATCTTTGATTATACGAGAAATAAAAATATCCTTCAGGGTGCGATCTATGATGTTACCGAACGAAAAAAAGCTGAGGAAGAACTCAGCCTTAGTCGTGAACAGCTCAAAATGGCGAATTCAATTTTACGCCATGATGTAACGAATGATCTCTCAGTTATCCAGAGTGCAGTAGAAATTTTTCAGGATGAGAAAGACGATCAAATGCTTGATGAAATCGAGAAACGTGTTAACATGAGCATGGATACGATAAGGAAGCAGAGATCAAGAGAAAAAGCGATAGAGACTCATGCACAGCTTGATGAGTACGAGATCGAGCATGTTTTACATGATGTTGCTCAGGATTATAAAAATATCAAAATAAGCATTTCCGGTCATGGAAGAGCGTATGCAGACCAGTCTATCTATTCTGTATTTAAAAATATCATCAGCAATGCCATACAACATGGCAAGACTTCATCAATAGATATTGGTGTTTCCTATAAAGGTAATTTCTGTGAGATAAGAATAGCTGACAATGGTATTGGAATACCGGATGATTTAAAGGAAAAAGTGTTTTATGAAGGTTATTCTTTTGGAAAAGACGGGCATACAGGCATTGGATTACATATAGTAAAACAGACAATTAAAGATTATGCAGGTGAAGTCTTCGTAGAGGATAATAAACCGAAAGGTACTGTGTTTATTGTCAGATTGAGAAAGGGAATTGATTAA